The Corynebacterium renale genome includes a region encoding these proteins:
- a CDS encoding aminotransferase class I/II-fold pyridoxal phosphate-dependent enzyme: MFIQPAARARGVRESIFSTITAEASRHDAINLGQGFPDSDGPQAMLEKACEALTSGRNQYPPAGGISELKSAVAAFRESSYGLRIPPSNVYATVGATEAIAASVLAFVNPGDEVIVLEPFYDSYGAAISLAGGSRVSVPLKQVARSWDIDIIAVEAALSPETAMVIVNNPHNPTGSVFSSSALQSLGELLDGTRTVVLADEVYETLTHGVEFTPAASISSLAERTITVSSAAKMLNVTGWKVGWVIAPEELLAPIAGVSQYLTFASGAPLQPAVAYALNNERGWIEQNQLTLQQRRDELTWTLSQAGWEVFDSPGTFFVCARLPESVATRDAAQWCMSAPEEIGVAGIPVSAFCDNPEPWSDMVRFAYCKSEDVIAEACRRLSA; the protein is encoded by the coding sequence GTGTTTATCCAACCGGCAGCTCGGGCGCGGGGCGTCCGCGAATCTATCTTTTCGACGATCACCGCCGAAGCTTCACGCCACGATGCAATTAATCTTGGACAAGGGTTTCCCGATTCTGACGGTCCCCAGGCGATGCTCGAGAAAGCCTGCGAAGCGCTGACTAGCGGCAGGAATCAGTACCCTCCGGCGGGAGGCATCTCAGAGTTAAAGAGCGCGGTGGCCGCTTTTCGGGAAAGCAGCTATGGGCTAAGGATCCCTCCTAGCAACGTATACGCGACAGTTGGCGCGACGGAGGCTATCGCTGCCTCGGTGCTCGCATTCGTGAACCCTGGTGATGAAGTCATCGTCCTAGAGCCGTTCTACGATTCTTACGGTGCGGCTATTTCGTTAGCCGGTGGTTCGCGTGTCAGCGTGCCGTTGAAGCAGGTCGCCCGCTCGTGGGACATCGACATTATCGCCGTCGAGGCAGCCTTGTCGCCGGAAACGGCGATGGTCATCGTCAACAATCCGCACAATCCCACAGGCTCGGTCTTTAGCAGCTCTGCTTTGCAATCGCTCGGTGAACTCCTCGACGGGACGCGGACAGTAGTGCTTGCCGACGAAGTCTACGAAACCCTCACGCATGGCGTCGAGTTCACCCCGGCGGCGTCGATAAGCAGTCTTGCTGAACGCACAATCACCGTGAGCTCGGCGGCAAAAATGCTCAACGTCACGGGATGGAAAGTCGGATGGGTCATCGCGCCGGAAGAGTTACTTGCGCCGATTGCGGGAGTGTCCCAATACTTGACGTTTGCTTCTGGTGCCCCTCTTCAGCCGGCTGTGGCCTACGCCTTGAATAATGAACGCGGGTGGATTGAACAGAATCAGTTGACGCTGCAGCAGCGTCGCGATGAATTAACCTGGACGCTTTCCCAGGCGGGGTGGGAGGTCTTTGATAGTCCGGGAACATTCTTCGTTTGTGCACGTCTGCCTGAGAGCGTGGCTACCCGCGATGCCGCGCAGTGGTGTATGTCGGCTCCGGAAGAGATCGGGGTGGCTGGCATACCTGTGTCTGCGTTTTGTGACAATCCGGAACCGTGGTCGGATATGGTGCGCTTTGCTTACTGCAAGAGTGAAGACGTCATCGCGGAAGCCTGCCGCCGGCTCAGCGCCTAA
- a CDS encoding VTT domain-containing protein, translated as MHISDLMDATQLLNSFGPWALAGLGLIIFIESGVLFPFLPGDSLLVTAAILKDQLNLTVVSIIGVGVVAAFLGDQVGFYLGHKFGRKLFSEDARVLKLEYLHKAEAFFAKHGPLALILGRFVPIVRTYVPVSAGTANMKYRNFIVWNVTGAVLWIVSMTLVGVLLGGIPGIADRIDLIVLVIVGISLLPVIVSSARGYLVSRRQAKES; from the coding sequence ATGCATATCTCTGATCTGATGGACGCCACTCAGCTCCTCAACAGTTTCGGGCCCTGGGCGCTCGCGGGCTTGGGCCTCATCATCTTTATTGAATCCGGCGTCCTGTTCCCATTCCTGCCCGGTGACTCCCTCCTAGTTACCGCAGCGATACTTAAAGACCAACTCAATCTAACGGTCGTCAGCATCATCGGCGTTGGTGTTGTGGCAGCATTCCTAGGAGATCAGGTCGGCTTCTATCTTGGACACAAATTTGGCCGAAAGCTATTCTCTGAGGACGCGCGCGTGCTTAAACTTGAATACCTTCACAAAGCGGAAGCATTTTTCGCGAAGCACGGTCCTTTAGCTTTAATCTTGGGCCGCTTCGTCCCCATCGTCAGGACCTACGTCCCAGTATCCGCCGGTACCGCGAACATGAAATACCGTAACTTTATCGTATGGAACGTGACGGGAGCGGTCTTGTGGATTGTTTCCATGACTCTGGTCGGGGTGCTACTTGGAGGCATCCCGGGGATTGCTGATCGCATTGATCTCATCGTTCTCGTCATTGTTGGTATTTCGCTGCTTCCGGTTATTGTCTCCAGTGCTCGGGGTTACCTTGTCAGTCGGCGTCAAGCAAAGGAATCATAG